Proteins encoded by one window of bacterium:
- the rpsG gene encoding 30S ribosomal protein S7 encodes MSRRRVALKREVLPDPRYQSTLVSKFINCLMLDGKRSKAESILYKAMALLEEKVGQPGLNVFKQAVNNAKPALEVKSRRVGGATYQVPVEVRPDRRTALALRWLIGFARERNEKTMDERLAAELLSCYRNEGSTVKKKEDTHRMAEANRAFAHYRW; translated from the coding sequence TTTTGCCCGATCCGCGCTATCAGAGCACGCTGGTGAGCAAGTTCATCAACTGCCTGATGCTGGATGGCAAACGGAGCAAGGCCGAATCGATCCTGTACAAGGCGATGGCTTTGCTGGAAGAGAAAGTCGGACAGCCGGGCCTGAACGTGTTCAAGCAGGCGGTCAACAATGCCAAGCCCGCGCTCGAGGTTAAGAGTCGTCGTGTGGGTGGCGCCACCTACCAGGTGCCGGTCGAGGTCCGCCCGGACCGTCGTACCGCCCTGGCTTTGCGCTGGCTGATCGGGTTCGCCCGCGAACGCAACGAGAAGACCATGGATGAGCGCCTGGCTGCCGAGCTGTTGTCCTGCTACCGCAATGAGGGCAGCACGGTAAAGAAAAAGGAAGACACTCATCGCATGGCGGAAGCCAACCGGGCGTTCGCGCATTACCGCTGGTAG